Below is a genomic region from Salvelinus fontinalis isolate EN_2023a chromosome 38, ASM2944872v1, whole genome shotgun sequence.
TAGGCCGACCATATGTTGCTTGCGATAGCAGCGGTCACTCGAGCGTCAGTGTCCCCATAGCCAGAGTAAGCCAAAAGAGACCCTTCATTGTTTAACAATCTGCGGGGAGAACATGTAAATACGTTAGCCAAGGAGAGTGTTAGGTAAGACTTACCTACATGTAGGTAGCTGTCGTTAAAagtaatctttaaaaaaaatattagccAATTTAGCTAGATAGCAGAAAAGAACGCTATATTCACGTGCCTCTGCCACTCAATACTTACAGTGTGCTTTGTACTCCGCTTGTATTTGCCTGGCTGAGAACTTGCGTCAATGCTTTTGGCCGCAACATGGTTGGCGTGAGCAATACTTAGCAGCAACTCGATTAATTTAGGCGAAATTATTATGAAATGTATATTATCATCCAGTTCAGTGACTTCTTCAATAACAACACAATCCAGTCAGCTGACCCCTTCAACTTCCTGATACAAATCGTAATGCATTATGGGAATGCCACTGGGTGCGTTCCAGACGATTGAAACCGGTCACTGGAATAATATATTCAATTGCACCAATTCAGCTCAGATCTGCCCCAATTATAGAATTGATATCCTTTTCATGTTGCTCCTGAGATGTTAAACACTTGTCCAAGTAAGGGTACTGGGGGAGAATCTGTATTAGAAGAACAGAGTTAGCTACAGTATCCTGACTGGGGCTAATTGCAGTTATTGAATAAAGGCACAATATGGTATATCAAGGGCACAAAATGGCATATATCCCCATCATATTTTCAGACATGAGATTCCAATCAGTTAAACAAAAAATAATAGCTACCCCGAGTAACCTCTTTGCGGTGAGGCTGGATGAGTCTAACAATTGCATTGCTTCCAACTTCACAGCCCAAGCATAATTGATGAGATTGAACTAGCCCCAGTCATTTGTTTATAACTTACACAGCTTTCCTTTAGCCACCATTTTAGACCAGGATCTTCAAAGTTATATGAAATGATCATAAATTGATGATCTAAGAAATCCATGCTTTTATACATTTTGTCATCAtggaggaaaataaataaatacaaactcCTCTCTGGTGAATGTTAAAACAGCTTAATGCTTAATTGCCATTAAGATATTTCAATGTTTATTACAGTTCACAATTTATATTTTCAAGCTTGGTCCTTTAATGATCTACCAAATATGCATGGTCACCACTATAACTTTCCCACCTCTCAGACTACACACAACAATTCCCATACAAGTTGACAAATCATCCATATCAAGTTCATATAATTTCATAACATACACAATGTAGACTTGTGTTAATCACACCTGGTCCTAGGGGGTTGCAGTCAGTGTGAACAGACTAAGTCTACAACATTAACTACTCATCAAGATAATGAATAGCTGAATCACATGTGTTTGCGCTGGGCTTGCACTCAATTCCAATTTTACTTTGCCAAAAGGGTTGGCATAAGCTCGGGCTAAATGGAGTTTCCACCACATTTCTCACTGCAGTCCAGTCCAGTGCTTTTAAATCTGAGGTGGGGTAATCAAGTGTGCATTTTGAGGATTGAGAATCTGATTTCAACATATGGTGCATCCCTCCAGGATCAGGAGTGAAGACTACTGGTGTAGACCATGCTTCTGAACTAAATGAATCACCACCACACACTTGATCATGTTTCTTGAAAGGTATTATTAGAATAGATAACAGAGTGACTCCAAGAAAAAGGCAGAGCTGAACAGATTTTCATTAACTGTAGGTATTGCAACTAATATGTATGGGTTTAAGAAAAACTATTCTCTATGCTATTAgtacactttgtcattatagattTCACAAATTATTTTTGAATATATTGCTGAACCCAATACATACATTTTTATCAGGCACTAAACCGCTGCTTGTATGAAAATACACAAAATGGTTAACGTAAAAGGTGCCTGCATTTTTATCATTGCTCAGATTAAAACATTGAGGTCTTATCACAACCCATAATCAGAGCCTAAACTGTTGAATAATTTACACTCAATAGCATTCATTGACTCAATGTAGCATTGACTGCAGAGCTCACCAGCTACCTTGCTTGACCTTCCAATCTGAAAATCATCCCTTCCAAAAAAGCTGAAAGTGTAGCAAACAGCTGAACCAGGAGCACTATAGTGCTCAAACAGAGAATCCAACAGCCTGTATCAGTTTTGAAGGATGTCAAGAAATTCTTAAAGCAGAAGGTAAATTGAAGGTGAGTGGTAAAGAAAAGAGAAGGTAACTTCTACAGCTCCTGTAATAAATACTAGTCAATCAGGCATGATAGTGTGAAATTAAGTAAAAACAAGCAGGTTCTCATGACAATGAAAGAATGAGGGATTCCTCTGACCTATGATTTCAACACTCATATTCCTCCAAATTTCAACTCGTTACCGCCTAAACACAATCCATTAAGATGGGTTAAGCCGGCAACCTCATGCATGTCCAGCAAACGGGCACAGTCATTTCAGAAATAATCTCCCATAGTCAACAGAGGAAGTAGTCATGTTAGTGGTGGCGTCATTTTGCAGCGATGTCATCATTCCACAGGGTTGATATGAGATCTCTCCAATAGAAACTTGAATCTGAACACCCACTTCCTGCCCGCATATCTTTCCTACGATTCACAGATCAGTCAAAGAGATGAATAGTAATTGGAATTCAATTGAGTCTATCTGAGGGGCTTGTCAGACTGTGATGGACTGTGTTCATTTGTAATCTCCCACTCCAGGCCCCCCCCTAACCCTTCTCTCCCGGTAATCTCAGGAGGCTAAGGGAGTTAGGAGGGCTGGGAGCCCAGCAGTCTCTCAATGGCAGCGTTGATGTCTCCCCCCGTGGCGATGAGGGCCTGCAGGTTGGCCTCGCGGTTGATGAAGCCCATGGCGCTGAGCTGGTCCAGCTGCTGCTGAAACCGCACCTCTGGGGTTACGGTCTGGGTCTGCAAAGGGGAGCATAAACAAAGTCAATTTTTATATGAGCCTACGTGGAAAATGTTGCTGGGGTCCTATTTGAGTGACTGTTAGGATACAAGTCTCAGTGTCAGTATTAATTGGTTTTAGGTCAATGAGGCCAGTAGAAACACAAAGCTAATGCTAAACCACTGGATAATAGCAAAGTATAGTTACCAAGTAGAAAGTCAGAAATTATGTTTGCAGCTCAATGACATACCGATGAGCCGCCTCCTCCTCCAGCAAACATCTGTAACATCTGCTGCAtgagctgctgctgttgttgggaTGGGTTAGTGGCAGCGGTGGGATTTGAGCCCTGTGTTGGGGGAGGAAGGTTTTCTGGGGCCACACTGCCTCCTGTGGTTGGAGGAATCACTGGTATCCCACCAGGAGCCAAACTAGGAGAAGAACCATAGTTTGAGTGGCATCATCAATAAAATCAAATGTATAAAGCACGAGTATGTCCAGTAAGCATCTACTGGATAATAGATGGTACCGTACCTGGGCATTAGGCCGGGGGCTTCCGTCTGTAGGGTCTGCAGGCCCTGCTGGATCTGCATGAGAGCCTGCATGGCCCGGGGGTTAGTCATCACGGACAGTGACTCAGGATTCTGCATCTGTAAAATAACCATTTAGTTGGTCAACCCAAATGATGTTCCATTTAGTCAGTCAGAAACTCAGCACCTTCCATAACACTCTGtcgtcttttttgttgttgttgtcagtatATGGAACTAAAGTGTATTACTGGAGACAGAAATCTGACCTGTTGGAGAAAGACTGGCATCTGATGTCTCAACTGTTCCTGTAACTGGGGGTTTCCGGCAAAGAGGGGGTTGTTCAGCATTGCCTGAGGGAATTAGTAAAGGATTAAGCAATGACTCAACTCTCCACACAAAATAGCCTAGAATATTCATCAGGACTTCTGAATCCTACTGCAGAGAGGGCTGAAGTTGTGCAGACCTGCGAGGCGAGGTCAGGGTTCTGCGCCAGCGACTGCATCATACTGCGCATGTAAGGCGCAGACAGCATGTTCTGCATCAGCTGGGGGTTCTCAGAGATCTGCTGCATCAGACTCTGCATGCCAGGGCTACCGAACACACCTGGACAGATTATAGGGTGTGGAGTGAGAGAAACAGACCACGGATTAGCTAAGCCGCAAAACAAGGGTTATACTCAAGGGTGGTATGTTAATACAGGTGTAAAGGGAAATATAGTTTTGCAGATTGACTAAAAGGTGAAAGTGCTTCTTCTGATGTAGTGGTGTTACCGTTGCCCAGCCCAGAGGCGTTGATGCCCAGGGGGTTGGAGGCACTGGGTGCAGTCCCGCCAGCGGAGGAGGTTGTTGTCGTGGAGGCGCCAGTCCCCCTGATCTCTGAGGGGGTCGTTCCTGGGGGTCCCCAGGGGTTTGGTAAGGgctccctgttctctgttctggaTGGCTGCACGCCAGAGTCCAAGTTGCCCCCCAAAGCAGAGAAGGGATTGTTTCCAAACTATGGATGGAAAAAAGATTCAAGACAATTGTATGTCTACATATGGTATTTGCAGGAATAATAGCTACCTGCTCTCTAGCGGCACTGAACATAGGCTCCTGGATGTCTGTGTACATCCTCCGGAGGGCGTTGTAGCCCCCAGGGATGCTCTCCAGGTTGCTAAGCGCCCGGTCCTGGTTACGCATCATCTCTTGCATCATTGCTGGGTTTCTTGCCAACTCCATGGtctgaagagaggaagggagttaACATTATGCATCTGTGCATGATCCACCTCACATCCATTCCTACCACCGTTCTGCGAGTGGTGCAGTCTAGTTTAAGGGTTTGGGCCTATGTAAATTTGCACTGTTACATAGACCCTTTTTACATTTAAACTACATTGCAAGCTAACTACATAAACAAGCAAAATGGTTTGAGTAATATGCTCTTCAAGCGTAGGTTCTTTAGAGGGATTCAAATAAAGTCAAGACACACTATGACTCCCCAAAACCAAGTCTATGACACCTCGAGCAAAGGACCCATCTGAGCTCCAGACTTAACCTGTCTCATAAGTTCAGGGTTGTTGAGCATGTGGGAGATCTCAGGGTTGCGCTCCATCAGCTGCTGCATCTGAGGGTTTGTCACAATCATCTGCCTCATCAGGTCTGGGTTGGACATCATGTTCTGCACCAGAGGGTTGTCCATGATCTGAGACAGCATCTCTGGGttggacatcagctgtctctgcATCTGCTGCTGCATCTCCATGAAGTTGGCCGAGCCCATGCCCATGCCTGACAGGCTAGATAGGTCACCAAACCCACCTATGCAGACACAAGGGGGCGGTGTATTACTGGAAGGATATAGGTTAATGCCTAGTTGTGTGGATGTTGAGTAGTTGTATGGCGATATGGCCATCTTTCTGTGAGATGGTTTGGTGGGGACTGGGTCACTAACTCAGTAAGTTGGGTGGCTGTGTAGAGGCTGGGGTAGGCCCAGTGCCTGGTGTTGTGCTGTCATTGGGCGCTGCGCTGGGGTTGACGCTGCTGTTGGCCTGGGGGGTCCCAGAGCTGGATGCTGAGGACTGGGATGTGCCACCAACTGTAGCCCTGGAGAAAAAGCATGGTCATTATCAACCTAAATGTTCCCattatctcacacacacaaaatagtgTCACTAGAATAGTGGGCAAGAAAATATTCTTACTTGGGAGCAGTCTTGATGACAAGGTGAACAGTGAGTCCATCCTTGATGCCGTGTTGGTTCAGTGTGTCTCCATCCTTTAAGATTTTGCCAGCAAAAATCAACACCAGCTGGTCCTGCTTGGCATTAAACCTTTTGGATATCTCCTCTTTAAACTGTATGCAAGAGACAGAATGAAGTGGCCGGTGAAGACAAATGGGAATAAAGAGGATAGGTACACACCCAAATCATTCAGTGTTGGTAAAAAAAGTTGTCTtggcctagctagctaacgttagctaactatgtGAATCTGCTAGCTGTCCTTTTAGTTTTATAAAGAACAATGAGGTCAAATGTTAATGTTTAGGAAATGACCAAATACAGCATTACCCATGTCGCCAGCCGTGAACTTAACAGTCAGTTTCCCGAGGGAGGGTATCATTTGTGGGACGTTCCAataggaatctgttccaaaaacttcgtaaataacaaggttgccaacaaacaacgcatacaaagttgTATAGCGGCAGAATAAGACACCGGGTAGGGAGCGGGCTATTTCATTCAAATTTTCACTCACCACGTTCattctgaaaaatgtctgtcctcactttggtagcctatggacaaacattaagaataagctaCGTGGTGAGGTGATGCATGCCTATTCGGCAGCTAGGTGAATTGATCCTGAcactttgtatgcgttgtttgttggcaaccttgtactttacgaagtttttggaacagattcctgttggaacgttacacaaattatacccacccgttTCCCGATTGGCTTTTGCAATGGCCGGGTCCTCCGTTGGCTAGCCGGTTATCAGCTAGCCTGATcgcagctaaagttagctagctagatgagCCTGACAGAGACGTAGCTGGCTAGCTtactcacaagctaacgttagctagttgcgTAGTTAGCTAGCTCATGCTTACTATACATGTCTTTACACAGTGCCGATTGTGCAAAACACGAGTCAATCTACTAGTAGGAACCAATTTTCAAGGAAATGGACAAGTTGAAAATAAATATTACTAGTCAGGAACATTAGATAATTCTTCCCAATTAACATCGTAAACCAGCTAGGTAATAGTTGGCTAACTTCGATTTATGCTTGTTAGCCACAGCATGACTTGCATAACTGACTGTGTAAATAAATGCGAATACCTGTGCGACAGAAGAATCCTCCGAGATCGCTATCTCCTCTTTATCTTTCGGAGTTTTTACCGTGACCACGATCATGGTCCCGTCTGAGGCAGCATTTTCAACAACGTTGGAATCCACAGTGGGATCTGTGCCGCTGTTCTCCGCCATATTTACTCCTCTTCGAATTCACTAcatccagagaggaagaggcgaagcgagaggttttactcagcccaaaatctgtccacgaaAATAAGATTTGTTTGTACGGTCAttaagtgtcgaatttggtcaacaaaaacgTCTATATTTTATTTGCTATGTGAGGattatttgatcaaatagaagtttcgtaatggtGTACCAGACGTGGCATTTCGCCAACTTTGAAAAAAACgactttatatcggagttgtgcctgttgtcatagaggtagatagaggactcatcataTAACACGTTCAAgtatggacattgccattgagggcttctaCCGTTAAAGTGGTCAACtaggtggggattcctatgagttgggAGTTTTCAACCGATGAAGAAGAAGATAAtttactactttaaaatggagttAGCCTCAAATGCGCTGCCAATGCTGTTACAGACGCTATAATAGCACATacacaaagatgagtcctctatctatctctatggcctaTTGTTGACACTTGTATcggccctctcattggctagaatggcaCCACGTGCTCTCGCATCGCCcgccttccatctttgaggacatgtatttccattgttataGCGGTCACTttactatcttgtcaatataataaacAATCTTTGCTACATCACAAAACTAGCTAACAAAATTATCAAACTGAGATGAAAGCAGTATTACCTTAGGTTTTTGCAACGTTGAagtctagtggtgtgggggtgtCATTGCATTTGACCAAAATGTATGTGTGCTACTCAATTATGTATATAAACCAAGATCTAAATCACTGTCAAATCTAAAATTGTAATGCTGAGAAAAAAAGTGGGCAAATACTTTATATATTAAATATTATAtttaaaaggggcaatctgcatttGCTACGTACATTTTTGGAACCCtaaattgattcttgaagaatataatttatgccttagttcaactgtcacaccctATCAAACCCAAAATATAAGATTGTTTTACGCCAATGTTTGTAAATAATGTAAATTTAAACAAACACTGCATCCTAAAAACTTggttaaaaataaaatgttaatatcatggatggtcagtccttgcaccaTTATGTTTATGAatgtgagagtggttacatttctccaggcccatccctcaactTTTTACCATACCATAACAGAGTTGGGGCGTATAACTTGTTATTGTTTTAACAGCAGATTGTCCTTTTAAAGTATTGTAGTTTTTTGTGCGGTAATGAGCATAaaataagtcgctctggataagagcgtctgctaaatgacttaaatgtaaatgtaaaatcccACATGCATTCATTTAATTCTTTAATGACATGAAAATTAAGGTTTGAAGGTGAATAACAGCCTATTATGCCTAATAACTCAATCAAAGCACTGCACGACCCTAATGCGACCCTAATTTTTCCTAAAGTAATATCATATAAAAAATGATTAATGAAAGCTGTGacggaaacaggaagtttcggtaggcttcaattttataaatgccaacaGATATTTGTTCAttggacatggtgggatctttttgtgtcgttaaaatatgcgagaaatggcggtgcATAGAAAACGCCTTTATGCGCAAAAATTGATTTGATATAATAATTGTCATATAAAAGTACATTTGGATGTGGCGTGCGCGCAGTGTGTCCTGAGTTATAAAGTTTGGGATCCCCTGGTGTAGATGATCATTGTAGGcccaccaggggtgtcaaactcattccatgaagggcagagtgtctgcaggtattagttttttttctttcaataaagacctagacaaccaggtgaggggagtttcaTACTAACTACTAACCTTAATTAGTCAATCAAGTACATGGGTGGAGCGAAAGTCGGGCGACAATCTGCCCTCggcggaatgagtttgacacgtgatctaaactgctgtgaaatacattttc
It encodes:
- the LOC129837266 gene encoding ubiquilin-4-like, which encodes MAENSGTDPTVDSNVVENAASDGTMIVVTVKTPKDKEEIAISEDSSVAQFKEEISKRFNAKQDQLVLIFAGKILKDGDTLNQHGIKDGLTVHLVIKTAPKATVGGTSQSSASSSGTPQANSSVNPSAAPNDSTTPGTGPTPASTQPPNLLSGFGDLSSLSGMGMGSANFMEMQQQMQRQLMSNPEMLSQIMDNPLVQNMMSNPDLMRQMIVTNPQMQQLMERNPEISHMLNNPELMRQTMELARNPAMMQEMMRNQDRALSNLESIPGGYNALRRMYTDIQEPMFSAAREQFGNNPFSALGGNLDSGVQPSRTENREPLPNPWGPPGTTPSEIRGTGASTTTTSSAGGTAPSASNPLGINASGLGNGVFGSPGMQSLMQQISENPQLMQNMLSAPYMRSMMQSLAQNPDLASQAMLNNPLFAGNPQLQEQLRHQMPVFLQQMQNPESLSVMTNPRAMQALMQIQQGLQTLQTEAPGLMPSLAPGGIPVIPPTTGGSVAPENLPPPTQGSNPTAATNPSQQQQQLMQQMLQMFAGGGGGSSTQTVTPEVRFQQQLDQLSAMGFINREANLQALIATGGDINAAIERLLGSQPS